The genomic DNA ACCCCTCGCTCTTATTTTCGGCCATCGAGGCCGCGCTGGCGACTGCTGCGCGCCGACATTACGGCGAAGAAGCTGACATTGTCGTGCGAATTGATCACGATTCCGGTAAAATTCATGCCGAAATCGATGGTGCGCCTCTCGACCAGGATCAGGTCGGACGGATCGGCGCCCAAACCGCGAAGCAAGTCATCATCCAAAAGGTTCGCGAAGCCGAACGCGACGCGTTGATGGCGGAGTACCGCGAGCAGATCGGGCAGATGGTCAGCGGCGTGATCCAGCGAGCTGATGGCGGGGTCGCAACGGTTCAGTTGGGGAATGTCGAAGCGATTTTGCCGCGCAGCGAGCAGATCTCCGGAGAGAGCCTGCATGCCAACGAACGCGTGCGAGCGGTTGTGTTCGAGGTCCGCGCGACGGGCAATCGCGTTCGTGTTGTGTTGAGCCGAACGCGGCCTCAGTTGGTGAAGTGCCTGTTCGAACAGGAGATCCCCGAATTGTCCGAAGGCGTGATCGCTATCAATTCGATCAGCCGCGAACCGGGTTATCGCAGCAAGGTGGCGGTCAGCAGCACCGATTCGCAGGTCGATCCGATCGCGGTTTGTGTTGGCTATCGCGGCAGCCGAATCAAGAGCGTCCGCGAGGAACTGGCGGGTGAACATATCGATGTGGTTCGCTACAGCGACGATCCTCAGATCCTGATCCCCAACGCCCTTCAGCCGGCTGAGATCGAGCAGGTGCTGTTGTGCAATATGATTGGGCGTGCGATTGTGTTGGTTCAAGAAGACCAGCTGTCGTTGGCGATCGGTCGTCGCGGGCAGAATGTCCGTTTGGCCAGTAAGCTGTGCGGCTGGGATATCGAGATCATGACCGGCGGCGAGCTGGAAGAGCAGATCGAGCGAGCGGTTACCGGCTTTAGCCAGTTGGAAGGCATGACCGAAGACCTGGCTCAGCAATTGGTCGAACAGGGTTACCTGTCGTATGATGATCTCTCGGTGATCGAGCCCGAAACGCTGATGCAGATGGGTGGACTGACGGCCGAACAGGTCGACGTCATCGTCGAGCAAGCCGAAACTCAAGCCGAAGAAGCGGAAGCCGCAGCGACTGAAGAGCGGAAAAAACGCAAACAAGAACGCGAAGCGGCGGCGAATGCTGCAGCTAGCGGAGAGCAGCCACCAGCGGCTGAAGAGCAGGTGGCAGAGGGGACCGAGTCGGAAGAATCAGAGGATTCTGCCGCTGAAGTGTCCGAAGAGACCCAGCAGGGCGACGGTGCAGAGTCGCCGGCCGCCGAAGAGGCTGGGGCCGATGGAGAGGCGGAAGCGTCTGTAGAGGAAGTAGAAAACGTAATAGTAGAATCGGAGCCGATTGACGAATCGACGGAGCAAGATTCTGATAACAAGAATGTTGCCGTTGAAAATATTAACGAAGAAGGCGAAGCCGAGCAGCTGGCTTCAGACAATGTAGAAGATCCGGATAAGGCGTAAGCTTGTCCTGGACACAAGAGTCAACTGATTACGGGACCCTAGCGGTGTTAATTCACTGCGCGGAGGAGCCTTGAATATGTGAACTCGATATTAGATTGGCACTCGAGCGGGCACGATTTACGTCCGTTCGGTGCATACCAACCAGCAAGAGGGATTCCTCAACGTGGCCGTACGCATCTACGCGCTAGCTAAAGACTTGAAGATCGACAGCAAGGAACTTGTCCAGATATGTAACAAAGTAGGAGTTACTGGAAAAGGCTCTGCGCTCGCAAGTCTTGACGACGATGAAGTGGAAAAGGTCAAAAAGCACCTGAGTCAGCTCGGTGCGCCTAAGGTGGCCAAGGCCGCCCCAAAGGAAGACGTGCGACCAGTACGCGGCGCAGGTCCTTTGGGTACTGGGCTCAAGAAAACGGGCCCTGTGGCGGAGTTGAAATCTCGCCCCAAGACGGCTGCGGAAGAGGAAGTCGAGGCCGCACCGGTCGTGGAAGCCAAGCAACCGCCGGCTGAAACCAAGCCTGTTGCAGAGCCCGCGGCGCCTGTCGAGCCTCCTGCTGCACCTATCGAAGTCGCCAAAAAGCCGGCCCCCGCTCCAACTCCGCCTCCAGTGGAGGAACCACCCAAGCCGGTTCGCGCATCGGCAAAGTCGGAGCCCAACAAGCCTGTCATGCCAGCGGCCAATGCGCCTCTGCGTCGAGAGGCTATTCGCGGCGGATCGGGTTCGCGAATCCGCGACATCGGTGGACGCAATCGCTCCGGTGGCGGGAAGCCGTCGGGCAATAGCGATGGCGAACGCACCGGTGGCGGCAAGAAGCGTGGCCCAGTCATCAATCTGGCTGCGGTTCCCAAATCGCCAGCGCGTCAACAGCGGCCTGCGGCGGGTGAAGCTCCCGCTCAAAAGCCCGAGATCCGTCTCTCCAAAGATGTCATCGCCGGTCACAAGCAGGGGATGAAAGCTTCGTTGGAGAAGCTGGTTCAGGACGACGTCGATAAGAAGGCGGAATCCAACAAGAGCAAAGGCAAGGTTGGCGGCGCGCTCAGTTCCTTCACCGGGACTGGCAACGAGCGCGGACGCGGTGGCAAGGGCGCCGACGTCGAAGAAGAGCGAACCAAGAAGAAGGGTATCGCTGGGATGGCCAGCGCCCGTGCCGATCGCAACAAGGGTCGCCGCGGCGGCCGTCGCGACATCGAGCGATCGTTCGGACATGGCGACGATCGCCGTCGCCGTCGCACGATCACGCGGACCGGTAGAAATACCGCGGCGCCGCGAAAAGAGAGCGTGGTCCTGGAACTGCCGTGTTCGATCCGAAGCTTCTCCGAAGCGGCGGGCGTTAGCGCCGCACAGGTCCTCAAGGCGTTGATGGGTATGGGTATGATGATGAACATCAATGCTCAGATCGACCAATCGACGGCCGAGTTGATCGCGGCGGAACTGGATATCGATATTTCGTTCAAGAGCCAAACTTCGTTGGAAGAAGAGCTGATCGAAAAGATCGAAGATCGCGCCGACGAAGAGGGCGATCTTGAACCTCGCCAGCCGATCGTGACCTTCCTGGGGCACGTCGATCACGGAAAAACCAGCTTGCTGGACTATTTGATCGGGACGCGGATCGTCAAGGGCGAAGCGGGTGGTATCACTCAGCACATTCGCGCTTACGAAGTCGACAAAGACGGTCGCAAGATCACGTTTGTCGATACTCCAGGTCACGAAGCGTTCACCGAAATGCGTGCTCGTGGTGCCAACGTCACCGATATCGCCGTCTTGGTGATCGCGGCGGACGATGGAATCATGCCGCAAACCGAAGAGGCGATCAGCCACGCGAAAGCGGCTGGCGTTCCGATCGTTGTGGCGTTGAACAAGATGGATCTGGTTGGGGTCGATCCCAATCGTCCGATGACTCAGATGACCGAGCACGGTTTGACTCCTAGTGAATGGGGTGGCGATGTCGAAGTCGTTCGCACCAGTGCAACCACTGGGATGGGCATGGACGAATTGCTCGATACTCTGCTGACAGTTGCTGAGCTGAACGAATACAAAGCGAATCCGAACCGCGATGCGTTGGGTGTTTGCTTGGAGTCGGAACAGCAGGCCGATCGCGGTGTGATCGCCAAGTTTGTCGTTCAAAACGGAACGCTGAAGGTTGGCGACGTCGTCGTCTGCGGTCCAGCTCACGGTCGCGTCAAAGCGTTGACCGATACCTTGACCGGCGAAGCGATGGACGAAGCGGGCCCAAGCACGCCAGTCAACGTGACCGGTCTGGATCAACCGCCGGGTGCGGGAGATCGGTTCCATGTGTTGGACAACATCGCTGAAGCTCGCGAGATCGCCGAGACACGCGAGTTCGACAGCAAGAGCCAGAACCTGTCGGGGATTACGACCAAGGTCAGCTTCGAGCATTTCCAACAGCTGTTGCAAGACGGCCAGTTGGGCAAGGCAGAGGAGCGGGCCAAGTTGAACTTGATTATCCGCGCCGATATGAAGGGTTCGCTGGAAGCGATCGACAAGGAGATCGCCAAGTTCGATCATCCCGAGGTCGAGATCCGCGTGCTGCAACGGTCGGTCGGCGGTATCACCGTCGCCGATGTGACGCTTGCTTCGGCGAGCGATGCGGTAATCTTGGGCTTCAATGTGATTCCCGATGAAGCCGCGCGTGGCATGATCGACGATCGCAAGGTCGAGATTCGTCGTTACGACGTGATCTACAAGATGACCGACGACTTGAAGGCGATGATCGAAGGTCGCTTGAAGCCTGAAGAACGGGTTGTCGAATTGGGACGTGCTGTCGTGAAACAGGTCTTCTCGATCAGTCGGGTCGGCGTTGTCGCGGGTAGTTATGTCGCTCAAGGCTCGATCGAGCGTGGGTGTCGTATCCGGGTCAATCGCGATGGACGGACGATCGGTGATTATCCGTTGGATTCGATTCGCCGTCACAAAGAGGACGTCAAAGAGGTGCCACGCGGAATGGAATGCGGTATCCGATTGTCTGGCTTCAACGACATCAAGCAGGATGATGTCTTGGAGGCTTATCGCATCGAAGAGTTCGCCCGAACCCTCGATTGATCGCTGGGGCCGTCCTCGGCGGCTCGTTGTATCTGTTAACGCATCTGTTTCTCAATTTTGGCAATCCTATCGTGACATCTCGTCGTCAGCTCAAAGCCGCTGAGGCTATTCGTGAAGTCGTAGCAACATCGATTCTGACGGAGTTGCGCGACCCGCGAGTCAAGGATGTGACGGTAATCGGTGTTGAAATCGATCCGGATATGCGAAACGCCAAAGTCCGCGTCAGCGTGATGGGGGACGAGAAGCAGCAGACGTTGACGCTTCGCGGGTTGCAAAATTCGGCTGGCTATTTGCAGTCGAAGATTGCCGCCCGTATCGACACGCGGTACACGCCGCGGTTGACGTTCAAAATTGATAAAGGCCTCAACAATGCACTTGAGGTCAGTCGCATACTCGAGGAATTGCGGAAAGAGACTCCGCCCGCGTCCGATGACAGCGCTACCGATGGATCCGAAGATCCATCCTAGTTCCTGTTGGCTCGCTGGTTATTCCTCTCCGTTTTCAACACCGATCATTGACATCTGCAAACTAACAACATGAGCACAACCAATCGGTCTGCCAGGATCACCAAGCTTTTCACTCTTTTGAAAAAGCGATACAAGCCGCTGCCTCCTTCGGCTGGCAGAAATCTGTTCGAGCATTTCTTGTACGCCTGTCTGTTGGAGGACGGTTCGCAGGAAGCTGCCGACGAAGGCATCGCTCGCTTGGAGCAGGATTATTTCGATTGGAATGAAGTTCGAGTAACGACCGTCAGCGAGTTGGCGGAATCGTTTCCCCGCTTGCCCAACGCGACCGAAGCTGCGTCGCGGTTGAAGAAGAATCTGCACGCGTTGTTCGAAACGTATTATTCGTTCGACATCGAAGAGATGAAGAAGCAGAACCTTGGCAAGACGATCAAGGATCTCAGCGAGTTTCCGGCGATGACCTCGTTTGTGTTGGCGTACATCGTCCAACAGGGGCTCGGCGGGCACGCGATTCCGATCAATGCAGTCGGCATGGATCTCTTCTACTACTGTGGAATCATCAACGATGCCGAGCGCGAAAGCGACAAGGTTCCCGGGATCGAGCGAGCGATTCCCAAATCGAAGGGGACCGAGTTTTCGTCGCTGCTGCACCAAGCGTCGTTGGATTTCGCAAGCAATCCTCAAGATCCCGATCTGCTGAAGTTGATCCTGCAGATCAATCCCGACGCGATGGATTTGTTGCCCGGCAAGAAGGCTCCCGCAGCGAGCCCCGCCAAGAGCAAGTCGTCCAGCAAGACCGCTTCGGCGAAGTCAGCTGCTGGCAAGGCGGCGTCGACCAAGTCGGCCGCTCCTAAAGCGGCTCCCGTAAAGAAGGCAGCGAAAAAGTCGACAGCTCCTAGCCCGCCCGACAAGGCGCCGCTGAAGGGGATCGCGGCATCGATCAAGGCGAAGAAGGCGAGCGCTTCGCAACCGGCCAAGGCAACGCCAGCGAAGAAGGGTACGGCGAAGTCTAAAACCGCCAAGGGTGCTGGCGACAAGTCGGATGCGGATGAGGCGACCAAGCCGGCTCGCAGTTCGACCAAAAAGCTTGCTAAGAAAAAGCCCCGCTAGCTCGCTGGCTCACCGCGCTTGAGCGATGGGCGAGCGTTGTGAAGCGTTGGTCTTTCGACTGGCGTTTCACTGACGATAATCTCCTCTCTCTTTGACGCTTCGGAATTTGGATAGACAGCAATGGCAGGCCACTCCCATTGGGCTGGAATTAAGCACAAGAAAGCGCTCGTCGATAACAAGCGTGGAAAGCTTTGGAGTCGGTTGAGCAAGGCGATCATCGTGGCTGCCAAGTTGGGCGGCGGAGATACCGATACCAACATCCGGCTCCGCAAGGCGATCGATGACGCCAAAGCGGTCAGCATGCCCAAGGACAACATCGAACGGGCGGTGAAGCGGGGAACCGGTGAGCTCGATGGTGGGAACTTGGAAGAGATTCTCTACGAGGGATATGGGCCCGGCGGCGTCGCGATTCTGTGCGATGTGTTGACCGATAATCGCAACCGCACTGCGCCGGAGATGCGTGTTCTGTTCGAGCGCAACGGCGGCAATCTAGGGACGATCAATTCGGTCGCCTATCTGTTCGATCGCAAGGGATTGATGCTGTTTGCTGCCGAGACCGATGAGGAACGGTTGACCGAGGTTGCCCTCGAAGGTGGCGCCGACGACATCCAACGCAGCGATTCCGGTGGTTGGGAAGTCACTTGTCCGCCGGAGAGCTTCAGCGATTTGTTAGCCGCGTTCGAAGCGGCTGAGTTGCAGCCGGAACTGAGCGAAGTGACCCGTTTGCCGCAGACAACCGTCGAGGTCGAAGGATCGGTCGCTCAGCAAGCGATGCGATTGTTGGAGCTTTTGGACGAGCACGACGATGTGCAAAGCGTTTCGACCAATCTCAACATCACCGACGATGCGTTAGGCGACGAAGCAGACGGCTGATCGGTGCTGGCGTTGTTTGTCGGTGCCTAGTGCTTCTCGTTTTGCTGCTGGAACCATTGGTCCATCTGGCCGCCAAGTCGGCTTGCAAGTTCTTGGTGTTTGCTGGAGCCGGAGAGGTCGACGAGTTCATCGGGATCGTTTTCCAGATCGAACAATTGCGTGCGGCCAACTTTGGGATAGCGAATCAGTTTCCAACGCGATGTCCGAATCATGCGTTGAGTATCCTTGTAGTATCCGAAGACTGCAGGGTAGATCTCTGTATCGGGCGATCGAAGGATCGGCACGATGCTTTTGGATTCCACGGTTTCGGGAATCGGGATCCCCGCCAATTCGCACGTCGTGGGGTACATGTCGCGCAGATAGATCTGCGCCGCGGTTCGTTGGTTCTTCGGAATCCCTGGGCCCGCGATGATAAACGGAACGCCGATCGTATGTTCGTACATGTTTTGTTTCCCCATCAGCCCGTGGCTTCCGAGTGCCAAGCCATGGTCGCTGGTGAATAGGATCACCGTGTTGTCGTAGCGTCCTGACGCCTTCAGCGCCGCGAGGATCCGGCCAATCTGAGCGTCCATGTCGTCGATGACTGCGTAGTAGGCGGCGATCTCCTCGCGGACGTCCGCTTCGGTCCGCGGCCAGGGGAGCAGTTGTTCGTCGCGGCCGTCGATGTTTCCGTGGTCGAAGGGATGTTTGGGCAGTAGGTTTGCCGGCACCTGCATCTCGGACGGTTTGTATTTGCCAGCGTATCCCGGCGGGATGATCAGCGGATCGTGAGGTGCGGTGAAGTTGACGTGCATGAAAAACGGCTTGTCGGTCTTCCGTTGCAGCAGTTCGATCGCGCCGTCGGCGATGTATTTGCTGGTCTCGCCGACCACGCCGATTCCCTTCTCCAGTTCCGGCGTTCCGTCGGCTGATTTGAAAGTCCATCCGCGGTAGCCGGTGATCAAGCGGTTGTGCCGGCCGTAGCGTGGCTCCCGCCCCAGCGGTCCCGCACCGCCACTGCTGAACAATCCACTCGTTTCCTCATAACCACGCGTCTTGGGTGCGCCGTCGTTCATCCACTTTCCGCAGTACCAAGTCTGGTAGCCAGCATTGCGGAGCGCGTCGGCCCAGAAGACTTGTCCCTTTTTCAGCCGGCCACCGCCGTAGGGGACGCCGTTGTGAAACGCTGTCGCACCGGTCAAGATCTCCGCGCGACTGGGGACACACAGCGGGAACGCAGAGCTTGCGCGGGTGAAAGTCATCCCCTCGCGAACCAGTTGGTCCAAGTTGGGAGTCTCGATCACGGAGTTTCCCAACGCCGCGATCGTATCGGGCCGCTGGTCGTCGCTGACGATGACAAGAAAGTTTGGCTGCTGTTCCGCGGCGGTCGGTTTTGCAAAACCTGTTCCGGCAAAAAGCAACGCTGCAACTAAACCGATCCGCCGAACCCGCTGCGCATAACCCATCATGACCTCCAGTTGTAAAACGTCAGTCAGGATTCTATCGCATCGCTTCTCGGCCAGCAAAATTGCCGGGGATGGGCTGGCTGGAGCATCGGGCCAAGCTAGTGCAAATCATTCGTCACGCGAGCGTCCGGTTGCCAGGAGAACCGGACGCCAGGAAGGCCTTGCGTTAGTATTTACCGATGTGCTTGACCTGTTCCCAGTACTCGTCGAACGCTCCCTCTTTGTGGAAATCGGGGCTGTTGTCGAGGTCGTGGCACTCCATGCATTTCTCGCGTGCCTTGGAGAGTGGCAGTCGCATCGCGTTGCGTAGCTTCTCCAGCAGGTCGTCGTCGGCGTCGATATCCCCTTCCTCGGCGGCGACGTGTTGCGAGCCGGGGCCGTGGCAGTTTTCACAGCCGTTGGCAACCATCTGCGGCGTCGATTCGAGGCTCAGGTAGCCGCTCAAGTAAGGGTAATAGCCTTGCGGATTCCATCCGGTCACGTGACAGCTGAGGCATTCGGGATCGAAGTGTCGAGCGATATCGCCGCGGTCGTTTGGCGGGCGGACGATCGATTCGGTCGCGTGGGCGTGCGGGGTGCCTTCCCAAATCTCCATCGCGGTAGTGTGGCATTCGCCGCACTTCTGTGATCCGACAAACTTGTTGCCGCTGGCGTGAGGGATCGGGTTTAGCCCGAGCCCGCTGAACCCAAGGTTTTTCAGATGGTCCTGGTAGACGGCCAGCGATTGCAGCATCGCGGGGGAATCCTCGAGGGCGTCTGTGAGGGGAATGCGAGCGTATCGGCTGGGCGACCCGTCGTCGTAAAGAGCGACCAAGCAGGCGTACATCGCTTTGTGCCCGGTCAGGATCATCTCGGCGGTGTTGGACCCTTGGACCTTTTGCGGCTTGTAGGTTGGTTCGCCAAATTCGTTGGCGATCACGACCAGGTCGATTCCATCCAACTGGGCTCCCATCGTGTTGATATCTTCTTCGGCGCTGTTGCCGCCGTAATACATCAATACTTTGTAGTCGCAGTTTTCGCTCGCCAGCTTGGCGATCGACGCCTTCACTGCGGGGGCGACGGGATCGACGAGGATTTCGTCGCTGAGCGGTTGAGCCACGGTTTTGGGGTCGAGGATCGAAGTCACGCCGATTCGTTTGCCCCCGGTTTCGATCACGCGTGTCGATGGCAGGAGTTCGGGATCCAGCAGAGTCACGTTGGCGGAGACGAATTGCAGGGGGGCGTCGGGATCGCTGGCCGCTTCGGATAGCAGCAGGCCGACGTCCAGTCGCAGGTCGTCGGGGCCGAAGCCGACGGCGCGATAGCCGAGGGTCCGCAGCGACGCGACGGTTGTCTGGAACTTGATTCCCGCCTGCTGCCCGTAGCGACGGACTTGGTTTCCGGCATCCATCGGGACGACGTTCCAGCCGAGCGTTTGGATCTCTTTGATCAACGTATGTCGCCGGGCCAGGCCTCCCTTTTGATTTTCCAATCCGGTGCAGCCGCATGGTTCGATGTAGCCATGTTGTTCGCCGGTGAACAGCATCACCGCGCTCGGCTTGGGCCATTGCTTCCAGCGATCGTCGACTTCGGTGTCGGCAGCTGGGCTAGCGGTTAACTCGGCAGCGGGGGCTTCGGCAGGCTCATTCGCCGCAGGTTCCTCGGCGTCGGTAGCTTCTTCGGCGGGCGTTGGAGCGGCGGCTGGTGTTGGAGCAGCGGCAGGCGTTGGTGCTGGAGCAGGCGTTGGAACTGCGGCGACAAGCGATGTCGGTTCGGCGGCTGGCGGCTCG from Rosistilla oblonga includes the following:
- the rbfA gene encoding 30S ribosome-binding factor RbfA, encoding MTSRRQLKAAEAIREVVATSILTELRDPRVKDVTVIGVEIDPDMRNAKVRVSVMGDEKQQTLTLRGLQNSAGYLQSKIAARIDTRYTPRLTFKIDKGLNNALEVSRILEELRKETPPASDDSATDGSEDPS
- the nusA gene encoding transcription termination factor NusA; its protein translation is MNPQDLLRYVDSLHREKNIDPSLLFSAIEAALATAARRHYGEEADIVVRIDHDSGKIHAEIDGAPLDQDQVGRIGAQTAKQVIIQKVREAERDALMAEYREQIGQMVSGVIQRADGGVATVQLGNVEAILPRSEQISGESLHANERVRAVVFEVRATGNRVRVVLSRTRPQLVKCLFEQEIPELSEGVIAINSISREPGYRSKVAVSSTDSQVDPIAVCVGYRGSRIKSVREELAGEHIDVVRYSDDPQILIPNALQPAEIEQVLLCNMIGRAIVLVQEDQLSLAIGRRGQNVRLASKLCGWDIEIMTGGELEEQIERAVTGFSQLEGMTEDLAQQLVEQGYLSYDDLSVIEPETLMQMGGLTAEQVDVIVEQAETQAEEAEAAATEERKKRKQEREAAANAAASGEQPPAAEEQVAEGTESEESEDSAAEVSEETQQGDGAESPAAEEAGADGEAEASVEEVENVIVESEPIDESTEQDSDNKNVAVENINEEGEAEQLASDNVEDPDKA
- a CDS encoding multiheme c-type cytochrome, coding for MHRTQLAILTTICCLLLNSGCDRSTSVVQETEEPARSVDRAADPAPAATESVASQTAEPQQAKPVEIAKNQPAETPAAVEPTASDEPMSPTPAEPAAEPPAAEPTSLVAAVPTPAPAPTPAAAPTPAAAPTPAEEATDAEEPAANEPAEAPAAELTASPAADTEVDDRWKQWPKPSAVMLFTGEQHGYIEPCGCTGLENQKGGLARRHTLIKEIQTLGWNVVPMDAGNQVRRYGQQAGIKFQTTVASLRTLGYRAVGFGPDDLRLDVGLLLSEAASDPDAPLQFVSANVTLLDPELLPSTRVIETGGKRIGVTSILDPKTVAQPLSDEILVDPVAPAVKASIAKLASENCDYKVLMYYGGNSAEEDINTMGAQLDGIDLVVIANEFGEPTYKPQKVQGSNTAEMILTGHKAMYACLVALYDDGSPSRYARIPLTDALEDSPAMLQSLAVYQDHLKNLGFSGLGLNPIPHASGNKFVGSQKCGECHTTAMEIWEGTPHAHATESIVRPPNDRGDIARHFDPECLSCHVTGWNPQGYYPYLSGYLSLESTPQMVANGCENCHGPGSQHVAAEEGDIDADDDLLEKLRNAMRLPLSKAREKCMECHDLDNSPDFHKEGAFDEYWEQVKHIGKY
- the infB gene encoding translation initiation factor IF-2, producing MAVRIYALAKDLKIDSKELVQICNKVGVTGKGSALASLDDDEVEKVKKHLSQLGAPKVAKAAPKEDVRPVRGAGPLGTGLKKTGPVAELKSRPKTAAEEEVEAAPVVEAKQPPAETKPVAEPAAPVEPPAAPIEVAKKPAPAPTPPPVEEPPKPVRASAKSEPNKPVMPAANAPLRREAIRGGSGSRIRDIGGRNRSGGGKPSGNSDGERTGGGKKRGPVINLAAVPKSPARQQRPAAGEAPAQKPEIRLSKDVIAGHKQGMKASLEKLVQDDVDKKAESNKSKGKVGGALSSFTGTGNERGRGGKGADVEEERTKKKGIAGMASARADRNKGRRGGRRDIERSFGHGDDRRRRRTITRTGRNTAAPRKESVVLELPCSIRSFSEAAGVSAAQVLKALMGMGMMMNINAQIDQSTAELIAAELDIDISFKSQTSLEEELIEKIEDRADEEGDLEPRQPIVTFLGHVDHGKTSLLDYLIGTRIVKGEAGGITQHIRAYEVDKDGRKITFVDTPGHEAFTEMRARGANVTDIAVLVIAADDGIMPQTEEAISHAKAAGVPIVVALNKMDLVGVDPNRPMTQMTEHGLTPSEWGGDVEVVRTSATTGMGMDELLDTLLTVAELNEYKANPNRDALGVCLESEQQADRGVIAKFVVQNGTLKVGDVVVCGPAHGRVKALTDTLTGEAMDEAGPSTPVNVTGLDQPPGAGDRFHVLDNIAEAREIAETREFDSKSQNLSGITTKVSFEHFQQLLQDGQLGKAEERAKLNLIIRADMKGSLEAIDKEIAKFDHPEVEIRVLQRSVGGITVADVTLASASDAVILGFNVIPDEAARGMIDDRKVEIRRYDVIYKMTDDLKAMIEGRLKPEERVVELGRAVVKQVFSISRVGVVAGSYVAQGSIERGCRIRVNRDGRTIGDYPLDSIRRHKEDVKEVPRGMECGIRLSGFNDIKQDDVLEAYRIEEFARTLD
- a CDS encoding YebC/PmpR family DNA-binding transcriptional regulator — protein: MAGHSHWAGIKHKKALVDNKRGKLWSRLSKAIIVAAKLGGGDTDTNIRLRKAIDDAKAVSMPKDNIERAVKRGTGELDGGNLEEILYEGYGPGGVAILCDVLTDNRNRTAPEMRVLFERNGGNLGTINSVAYLFDRKGLMLFAAETDEERLTEVALEGGADDIQRSDSGGWEVTCPPESFSDLLAAFEAAELQPELSEVTRLPQTTVEVEGSVAQQAMRLLELLDEHDDVQSVSTNLNITDDALGDEADG
- a CDS encoding sulfatase-like hydrolase/transferase is translated as MGYAQRVRRIGLVAALLFAGTGFAKPTAAEQQPNFLVIVSDDQRPDTIAALGNSVIETPNLDQLVREGMTFTRASSAFPLCVPSRAEILTGATAFHNGVPYGGGRLKKGQVFWADALRNAGYQTWYCGKWMNDGAPKTRGYEETSGLFSSGGAGPLGREPRYGRHNRLITGYRGWTFKSADGTPELEKGIGVVGETSKYIADGAIELLQRKTDKPFFMHVNFTAPHDPLIIPPGYAGKYKPSEMQVPANLLPKHPFDHGNIDGRDEQLLPWPRTEADVREEIAAYYAVIDDMDAQIGRILAALKASGRYDNTVILFTSDHGLALGSHGLMGKQNMYEHTIGVPFIIAGPGIPKNQRTAAQIYLRDMYPTTCELAGIPIPETVESKSIVPILRSPDTEIYPAVFGYYKDTQRMIRTSRWKLIRYPKVGRTQLFDLENDPDELVDLSGSSKHQELASRLGGQMDQWFQQQNEKH